The genomic interval CTACTTGGACATCGTTTAGCGGACAACTCTTAATAGATCTTCAACAAGCATTTGTTCCCGAAATTGGTGAACGGTTTTGGACTGATTTTCAAGATTTCTGTTTCTCGCCAACTATGGCCGAGGGAAAGACATATGCAAATGAGCTAGCAATGAGTAGTTGTGCTGAGACTAGTCGGTAACATCTTCCAGGGCTTTTTATATATACGTTTTCTAACGTATTTTTCGGGCACGTTTAAATAGCTCAAGATAGAATAATACCAAGTATAAGAATAAGCGATTCCGTAAGCGGAATCGTGGTAGGGCCAGGGGGAATCGAACCCCCGTTGCCAGGATGAAAACCTGGCGTCCTAACCACTAGACGATGGCCCCACGCGCCGCCAACTATAATGAAGCAGGGCAAGAATGTAAAGAATGGAGAGTGAAGAATGTAGAATGGAGAATTAAAGGGAAAAGAAAAATTTCATAATATATTTGCTACTGTTTCTTTAATTAATTGAAAGGCATATTTACATTTGAAGGTTTTCCAGTATATCTCTTAGCAGAAGAGTTCTATCTGGCTGTGCTTGGTAGTTGTCTCAGAAATTATAAAATTGTTCCCGAAATCCGATCTCAATTGCAAAGAGCTTCTTCCAGTATTTTGCTGAACTTAGCTGAAGGGGCTGGCAAATACAGCAAGAAAGATAAAAAGAACTTTTATGTGATTACTCGTGGCTCAATTCATGAGTGCGTGGCAATTATAAGAATTATTCGGCTTGAAGGGAAAATAGAAGATACAAACTATATGATTTTGTATACCAAGCTACATCAAATAAGCCAGATGATGTCCGGTCTAATTACCAAAATGTCTCAACTCTAACATCATTTCATTCTCCACTCTCCATTCTTCACTCTTCACTCTTCACTCTCCATTCTTTTCATCTGTGCTTCAGCGACAACTTTCAAATAGTGCACTGCTTGTAAAGGAAACTTTCCGGTCGTGGTTTCGTCTGACAACATCACTCCACTGGCACCTTGTCTCACTGCCAAAGCAATATCATTGATTTCAGCGCGACTAGGCATAGGATTATTTACCATTGAATACAACATTTGTGTAGCGACTATCACTGGTTTGTTCGACTTCTTTCCTGCTTGAATAATTCTTTCTTGATTCTTTGGTAATTCGGTTAGTTCAGCCTCCAGAGCCAAATCTCCTCTAGCTACCATTAACCAATCACTTGCTTGTACGAGTTCATCAAGATTATCCATTGCTGCCTGAGTTTCAATTTTACTTACGATAGGTAACATATGCCCAGCTTTAGTAAAGAAGTTTCTTACTTCATCAATAGGGGCGCGATCTTGGACAAATGAAAGGGCCACCATATCAATAGGTTTGTTTTGGACATAATGGAGATCAAGCCAGTCTTTTTCCGTTAGCGCCGCGGTCTGAATATGAGCGGTAGTATGAAGATGCATGCGATGCTTAATCACAAAATCTTCCAAAAACTTAATAGTCGCCTTTGTGCCAGTATTTCCTATCACTTCAGCTCGTCCATAGCCTTCACCGAAAATAATATTGGAGCCTACTGGTAATTGGCTGATCACTCCGGGCAGAGTAAAAGTGCAACTATTGTTATCATTTTCATCAAATACCAAGAACATTCCCTTGATAGCGACAATTTCTTTTTGTTCAGGAGTGATAATGCGTAATGATGGACCAGAAATATCGGCTAGCACTTTGATATGAGGGAATTCATCCTTGATAGTAGTTAGATCAGAAAATAAATTATCATACCATTCATGAACATTATGAGAAAAGTTGAGCCGAAAAATAGTGGCACCCGTTTTTACCAATTCACGCAACATATTAATATCGCGTGTGGCTGGTCCAATAGTAATAACAAAATCGAGCATAGTTTTATATGTGTTTTAAACGTCTAACAATTATACCGGAATTACTATCTGCTGTGGCAGCATAAGAAAAGAATTCCTTGCTAAGTCTTTGTAATATTGCACAATCTTAAAGTGAAATAGTAGCAGACATTTTCCTTAATACTGCAATATTTTCAATATGATACGTATGAGGAAACATATCTACTGGCTGGGCATATTGAAATACATAGCCGTGTTCTTGTAATAATTTTATATCTCTTGCTTGAGTGGTTGGATTACAAGAAATGTAAACTAATCTTTGCAAAGGCAGCTTAGTTAGCAGCTCAATAGTTTCTGGCATCATGCCTGCTCTAGGGGGATCGATAATGGCAATGGTTGGTGTGATCGAGATTTGACTCAATATCTGAGCAGCGTCGCCTGTGTGCAACTCTATATTACTAATGTTATTTTGTTGGGCATTGGCTTGAGCACTTTTGATGGCATCAGGCACATTGTCGACACCAATCACATGCTTTGCCCTACGACTAGCGAAAAGGCCTAAAGTGCCAGTGCCACAATAAAGGTCCAAAACCGTATCAGAACTCTGTATGTTGGCTGCATCGAGTGCTAATGCATAGAGCTTTTGTGCTTGTTGTGGGTTAGGCTGAAAGAAGGCTTCAGGATAAATATTGAAACGCAAATTACCCCATGGTTTTCCTAAACTGAGCTCCTCAGATAAGTAGTCTTTACCCCAAATGAGTGTCACTTTTCTAGTGGTTGGTTTACCTTTGCGAGCATGAATCTCAGTCTGAAATAAACTAATGACATTACTATCTTTTATTGCTGCTAAAAGTTCATTGCTGTGAGGCATAGCGCCTTTTGTGGTAATGAAATTAATTAAAAGTTCTTGCTTTTGATTATTCCTTATCACCACTGTTTTCAATAGGCCTGAGTCGGTACGTGGTTGATAAATGGAGATGTTAAAAGTTTGTAGCCATTCGCGAATTTTTAGTACCAACTGGGTATATTGGGGAGAAGGGAGATAGCATTCAATGAGTGTGAAAACATCATAATGAAAACCTTTTGGGTGGAGACCAATATCAGCTTTGCCCTGTTCATCATAAGCAAAACTGAATTCCATTTTATTTCGATACTCTTTGACCATTGCGCAACCCACTATTGGTTTTAAGTCGATGTTTTGTAAGTCGCCAATATGCTCCAAGCTTTCTTTGACTATAGCTTCTTTATATGTGAGTTGATCAGGATAAGATAAGAATTGCCAAGTACAACCACCACATATGCCAAAATGGCGACAAAACGGTATGGTTCTTTTGACCGATGGTCGAATAATCTCTAATAATTTTCCTTCAGCATAATGCGCCTTTTTCTTCGTAATTCTTACTTTGGCTCTATCGCCAGGAACAGTTTCGGCTATGAAGACTTTCAAACCATCAATGGTAGCTATACCCATCCCCCCAAATACTAATTTCTCAATATCACAATCAATAATTTCGCCCTTTTTCATAAAAATAAATTCGTGGCTACTATATATCTATTAGAAAAGAGCTTACAAGCTTAAGCGACAAAAGGATATGTTTATAGCCATCCCATACTTTTGAATAGTTCTATTGAGGGGGCTGCAAGGGCTAAACTTTTCAATGACTCTTTAGGATACCACCCTAAAGTACGAAATTCACTATCAGGAGTTTTTAGTTCACCACTCTTGTACTGGGCATGGTAGACCAGAAAAATATAATGAGTCATTATACCATTATGATTGGGCGTGAAGTCTTCATTGAAATTTATTCTTTGGACATTGTCTATCTCCAGTCCAGTTTCTTCAAATACTTCTCTTTTGACAGCAGTCATTAATGATTCTGCGCCCAATTCAACGCCGCCTCCGGGAATGTGTAAGGTATTAGGATAGGGACCAATATCTTTCGGTTTCGAACCCATTAGGATCTTATTATCTTTTTCGATAACAGCTGAAACGATCACACGACAATTCATAGTAATATTCTTATATGGCTTGATAGTAGCACGTTTACTTTTACTATTCTTGTTATACTGTGCCTGCTTTATTCGTATTAAATGTTGCTCAAGTAATTGTATGAATCCTGTTGTATACCTCACTCAGAAACTCTGGAAATACGCCCAAGGAAATAGGCATAATGTTGTGCTCTATTTGGTGTTTTTTATTATTGCTAACGGCTTTCATTTTTTAGAGCCTTTAGTCATAGCAAAAATGCTTAATATCATTCAAGAACAAGGTATTACTACTAGTAGTATTGCTACTTTGGTAAAATATTTAGCTTTATTTTTTGCCCTCACTCCTGGCTTTTGGCTTTTTCACGGAATCGCACGAGTTGTTGAAAATAAGAATGCTTTCATTGTCCGGGCTAATTATAAAAAGTATTTACTAAATGGGGTGCTGGCTTTCCCAATGGAATGGCATACTGATCATCACTCGGGCGATACCATTGATAAGGTGGAGAAGGGGACATCAGCACTGTATCGTTATTCGGGGGATACTTTTCAATTGATAGAAACAATAACTAGTTTAATTAGTTCTTTAATAGCACTAAGTTACTTTAATTTGAATGCTGGTTTTATCGCAGCATGTATGGTGACACTGACTATATTGCTAATCTTGCGCTTTGATGAAGTTCTAGTTGGT from Candidatus Abawacabacteria bacterium carries:
- a CDS encoding four helix bundle protein, which translates into the protein MKGIFTFEGFPVYLLAEEFYLAVLGSCLRNYKIVPEIRSQLQRASSSILLNLAEGAGKYSKKDKKNFYVITRGSIHECVAIIRIIRLEGKIEDTNYMILYTKLHQISQMMSGLITKMSQL
- the rlmD gene encoding 23S rRNA (uracil(1939)-C(5))-methyltransferase RlmD, which gives rise to MKKGEIIDCDIEKLVFGGMGIATIDGLKVFIAETVPGDRAKVRITKKKAHYAEGKLLEIIRPSVKRTIPFCRHFGICGGCTWQFLSYPDQLTYKEAIVKESLEHIGDLQNIDLKPIVGCAMVKEYRNKMEFSFAYDEQGKADIGLHPKGFHYDVFTLIECYLPSPQYTQLVLKIREWLQTFNISIYQPRTDSGLLKTVVIRNNQKQELLINFITTKGAMPHSNELLAAIKDSNVISLFQTEIHARKGKPTTRKVTLIWGKDYLSEELSLGKPWGNLRFNIYPEAFFQPNPQQAQKLYALALDAANIQSSDTVLDLYCGTGTLGLFASRRAKHVIGVDNVPDAIKSAQANAQQNNISNIELHTGDAAQILSQISITPTIAIIDPPRAGMMPETIELLTKLPLQRLVYISCNPTTQARDIKLLQEHGYVFQYAQPVDMFPHTYHIENIAVLRKMSATISL
- a CDS encoding NUDIX hydrolase is translated as MNCRVIVSAVIEKDNKILMGSKPKDIGPYPNTLHIPGGGVELGAESLMTAVKREVFEETGLEIDNVQRINFNEDFTPNHNGIMTHYIFLVYHAQYKSGELKTPDSEFRTLGWYPKESLKSLALAAPSIELFKSMGWL